Proteins from a genomic interval of Heteronotia binoei isolate CCM8104 ecotype False Entrance Well chromosome 5, APGP_CSIRO_Hbin_v1, whole genome shotgun sequence:
- the ZNF497 gene encoding zinc finger protein 497: protein MVPSVKRVRERDNSSAETLPEDPALDQKSYQCPVCGKSFQRSPNLLTHQRIHTGERPYQCPQCGRCFSQQSSLTIHRRIHTGELPYPCPQCGKRFRQSSNLLKHKQLHAGVRPHLCSECGKRFAQRSNLLTHQRVHTGEMPFLCSECGETFRQHRSLLLHQRLHKGGGSWGYDCLECGKTFAQSSDLVKHLRVHTGEMPYSCLYCGKKFRYVSNLNRHRRTHTGEKPHACRQCGECFSHLSSRNMHEKVHTGERPYGCAECGKRFVSSSKLVRHLRIHSKEVSYICNECGKTFLCHLNLLRHQRVHRPRNSCLEEKPS, encoded by the coding sequence ATGGTGCCTAGTGTCAAGAGAGTGCGAGAACGCGACAACTCCAGTGCCGAGACCCTTCCTGAGGATCCCGCCCTGGACCAGAAGAGCTACCAGTGCCCGGTATGTGGCAAAAGCTTCCAGCGGAGCCCCAACCTTCTCACTCACCAACGCATCCACACTGGCGAGAGGCCTTACCAATGCCCGCAGTGTGGGAGATGCTTTAGCCAGCAGTCGAGCCTCACCATCCACCGGCGCATCCACACGGGGGAGCTGCCCTACCCGTGCCCGCAGTGTGGGAAGCGTTTCCGCCAGAGCTCGAACCTCCTGAAGCACAAGCAGCTCCACGCGGGCGTGAGGCCCCACCTGTGCTCCGAATGCGGGAAGCGTTTCGCTCAGCGCTCCAACCTGCTCACCCACCAGCGCGTCCACACCGGAGAGATGCCTTTCCTGTGCTCTGAATGCGGGGAGACGTTCCGGCAGCACCggagcctcctcctccaccagcGGCTCCACAAGGGCGGCGGCTCCTGGGGCTACGATTGCCTCGAGTGCGGGAAAACTTTCGCCCAGAGCTCAGACCTGGTGAAGCACCTGCGCGTCCACACGGGGGAGATGCCCTACAGCTGCCTCTACTGCGGGAAGAAGTTCCGCTACGTTTCCAACCTCAACAGGCACCGaagaacccacaccggggagaagCCCCACGCTTGCCGGCAGTGCGGGGAGTGCTTTAGCCACTTGTCCAGCCGGAATATGCACGAGAAGGTCCACACGGGCGAGAGGCCCTACGGGTGCGctgaatgtgggaagagattcgtGTCCAGCTCCAAGCTCGTCAGGCACCTGAGAATCCACTCCAAGGAGGTGTCGTATATCTGCAACGAGTGCGGGAAAACCTTCCTTTGCCACCTGAACCTCCTGAGACACCAGCGAGTCCACAGGCCTCGCAATTCCTGTTTAGAAGAAAAGCCAAGTTGA